Proteins from one Amycolatopsis benzoatilytica AK 16/65 genomic window:
- a CDS encoding GPR1/FUN34/YaaH family transporter, which translates to MTAAEIDVPVSHAAAEPDPVPSPLGGDPALIGVPTFLVGSIALGLTLVGFVPAAAVGAPLAIILVATGIGQLVAAVWAAALGQNAVAGIFGVFSGFWLSYAVLVFGLLHGWFALPAADVTATQELFLVSWLVTIVLLTLATLRLPLAFTLLFALVDVALALVLTATAQGSASLQTAGGAGVFAFVAVGVYLFFHVASLATGGKGLPLGRPLVG; encoded by the coding sequence ATGACTGCAGCGGAAATCGACGTCCCCGTTTCGCACGCGGCCGCCGAACCGGACCCGGTGCCCTCGCCGCTCGGCGGAGATCCGGCCCTGATCGGGGTGCCGACCTTCCTCGTCGGCTCGATCGCGCTCGGGCTCACGCTGGTCGGCTTCGTCCCGGCCGCCGCCGTCGGCGCGCCGCTGGCGATCATCCTCGTCGCCACCGGGATCGGCCAGCTGGTGGCGGCGGTGTGGGCGGCGGCGCTCGGGCAGAACGCGGTCGCCGGCATCTTCGGCGTCTTCTCCGGATTCTGGCTCAGCTACGCGGTGCTGGTCTTCGGCTTGCTGCACGGCTGGTTCGCGCTGCCGGCCGCGGACGTCACGGCGACGCAGGAGCTCTTCCTGGTCTCGTGGCTGGTCACCATCGTCCTGCTCACCCTCGCCACGCTCCGGCTGCCGCTGGCGTTCACGCTGCTGTTCGCGCTCGTCGACGTGGCGCTCGCGCTGGTGCTGACCGCGACGGCGCAGGGCTCGGCGTCGTTGCAGACCGCGGGCGGTGCCGGAGTGTTCGCGTTCGTCGCAGTCGGCGTCTACCTGTTCTTCCACGTCGCTTCGCTGGCCACCGGAGGAAAGGGGCTCCCGCTCGGCCGTCCGCTGGTCGGCTGA
- a CDS encoding MadR family response regulator transcription factor produces MTAEQTAPAGPVRIVLVDDHAIVRQGLRSLLERETDLQVVGEAGAVDEALAVIESVRPSIVLLDLKLSTGADTEGLDLCARLTRRYPDLGVLVLTTFLDDALVVDVVHHGARGYVVKDVDTTELLRSIRAVARNESAFDSRSAAAMVRSMRMSRERPSFTDRELSVLRLLAGGLSNRVIGGKLYISETTVKFHVRNIMRKLDASSRAEAVYEASKAGVI; encoded by the coding sequence ATGACGGCTGAACAGACCGCGCCCGCCGGCCCGGTGCGGATCGTGCTGGTGGACGACCACGCGATCGTCCGGCAGGGCCTGCGCTCGCTGCTGGAGCGCGAAACCGACCTGCAGGTGGTCGGCGAGGCAGGCGCGGTGGACGAGGCGCTGGCGGTGATCGAGTCCGTCCGGCCGTCGATCGTGCTGCTCGACCTCAAGCTGTCCACCGGCGCGGACACCGAAGGGCTGGACCTGTGCGCCCGGCTCACCCGGCGTTATCCGGACCTGGGCGTGCTCGTGCTGACCACGTTCCTCGACGACGCGCTGGTGGTCGACGTGGTCCACCACGGCGCACGCGGCTACGTGGTCAAGGACGTGGACACCACCGAGCTGCTGCGCTCGATCCGCGCGGTGGCGCGCAACGAAAGCGCTTTCGATTCGCGGTCCGCGGCGGCGATGGTGCGCTCGATGCGGATGAGCAGGGAACGGCCGTCGTTCACCGACCGCGAGCTGAGCGTGCTGCGGCTGCTCGCGGGCGGGCTGAGCAACCGCGTCATCGGCGGCAAGCTGTACATCTCCGAAACCACGGTGAAGTTCCACGTCCGCAACATCATGCGCAAGCTCGACGCCAGCAGCCGGGCGGAAGCGGTCTACGAAGCCAGCAAGGCGGGCGTGATCTGA
- a CDS encoding MadS family sensor histidine kinase gives MNDPERAAADLGVLTGVRSGKRSFYPEYIRSTERVSRAVEALDGISRALVRTAEGPRALVEAVLRAASEHLQADWLLLAVADGALRAARPRFVLNIGGTIVDDRAEVPDEVLEHLDVLRTRPWELDTWPHRDGLVRATMTLDDEPVGGIVARPAPGLEVAATDVAILRVLGNQAAVALHNSFLFHAAAQLRGRTERLSEAAERQARDLAARSAELAHTQERLVEVMQRQVLDDERHRIARELHDSVTQSVLGAGMTIEVCRAELAALGGRAAEIAEQLAPAKDLTRQAVERLRASIYALHHTSGETPGPLPVLLERLSTVHGLTELSVQVRVAGSPVALPPRAEQSIVRMAGEALFNAAAHGKAGRALVRLQYRPDGSAVVISVSDDGDGDPAQIRRALRLTKAADLSGRHRGLANMLARAEELGGELTIRRSRMGGIRLQVRVPLPVPAEWEVTDDG, from the coding sequence GTGAACGATCCCGAGCGAGCCGCGGCCGACCTGGGCGTCCTGACCGGGGTGCGGTCCGGCAAGCGGTCGTTCTACCCGGAATACATCCGCTCGACCGAACGGGTTTCGCGGGCGGTCGAAGCGCTCGACGGCATCTCCCGCGCGCTGGTGCGCACCGCGGAGGGGCCGCGCGCGCTGGTCGAAGCGGTGCTCCGGGCGGCGTCGGAGCACCTGCAGGCGGACTGGCTGCTGCTCGCGGTCGCCGACGGTGCGTTGCGCGCGGCCCGGCCGAGGTTCGTGCTGAACATCGGCGGGACGATCGTCGACGACCGGGCGGAGGTCCCCGACGAGGTCCTCGAACACCTCGACGTGCTGCGGACCCGGCCGTGGGAGCTCGACACGTGGCCGCACCGGGACGGGCTGGTCCGCGCGACGATGACGCTGGACGACGAGCCGGTCGGCGGGATCGTCGCCCGGCCGGCGCCAGGGCTGGAGGTGGCCGCCACCGACGTCGCCATCCTGCGGGTGCTGGGCAACCAGGCCGCGGTCGCGCTGCACAACTCGTTCCTGTTCCATGCCGCCGCCCAGCTGCGCGGGCGCACCGAACGACTGTCCGAGGCCGCCGAGCGCCAAGCCCGCGACCTCGCCGCGCGCAGCGCCGAACTGGCGCACACGCAAGAACGTCTGGTCGAGGTCATGCAGCGGCAGGTGCTCGACGACGAACGGCACCGGATCGCCCGTGAACTGCACGACAGCGTGACGCAGTCCGTGCTGGGCGCGGGCATGACGATCGAGGTGTGCCGGGCCGAGCTGGCCGCGCTGGGCGGCCGCGCCGCGGAGATCGCCGAGCAGCTCGCACCCGCCAAGGACCTGACCCGGCAGGCGGTCGAGCGGCTGCGCGCGTCGATCTACGCGTTGCACCACACTTCCGGCGAAACCCCCGGGCCGTTGCCGGTTCTGCTGGAACGGCTGTCCACTGTGCACGGATTGACCGAGTTGTCGGTCCAGGTGCGGGTCGCGGGCAGTCCGGTGGCGCTGCCGCCGCGCGCGGAACAGTCGATCGTGCGGATGGCGGGCGAGGCGCTGTTCAACGCGGCCGCGCACGGCAAAGCCGGTCGCGCGCTGGTGCGGCTGCAGTACCGGCCGGACGGCTCGGCCGTGGTGATCAGCGTGTCCGACGACGGCGACGGCGATCCCGCGCAGATCCGCCGGGCGCTGCGGCTGACGAAAGCGGCGGACCTGTCCGGGAGGCACCGCGGCCTGGCGAACATGCTGGCCAGAGCGGAGGAACTGGGCGGGGAACTGACCATCCGCCGCTCCCGGATGGGCGGGATCCGCCTGCAGGTGCGGGTGCCGCTGCCGGTGCCGGCGGAATGGGAGGTGACCGATGACGGCTGA
- a CDS encoding iron-containing alcohol dehydrogenase has protein sequence MLRLAEGRANTMEHGAGEDRRSAGQPEELTGPQIVGAHTAREPGQLAKFHAPEIVFGPGSLAELGHCTLRVGARRPFLVTDPGLIEAGWVDEAIGHLRLAGLQPVVWHGVTPNPKDHEIQSAFEHYRESGSDVIVGLGGGSCIDAAKGVAILSGNGGRILGYEGVDKVVHPIPPTVMVPSTSGTGADVSQFAVVTDTSQHVKITIISRTLVPEISVIDPRLLTTMPDLLNAATGLDALTHGIEAFVSKAHNPLTDNHALQAVGLITHNLLRTQLKPREAEARMAMAQGSLEAGMAFTNAILGATHAMSHQVGGLLDAPHGVVNGVLLPHVIRFNAAREPERFVPLAAAAGIDTAGLPGLEAAHQLADRARQLADEVGVPRGLAGLGVTEDKIATLARTTMKDACLATNPRQARVEDIEALFRAAL, from the coding sequence ATGCTCCGACTCGCGGAAGGCCGTGCGAACACCATGGAACACGGGGCGGGCGAGGACCGGCGGTCCGCCGGCCAGCCGGAAGAGCTGACCGGTCCCCAGATCGTCGGCGCGCACACCGCGCGCGAACCCGGGCAGCTGGCGAAGTTCCACGCCCCGGAAATCGTGTTCGGCCCCGGTTCGCTGGCCGAGCTCGGCCACTGCACGCTGCGGGTCGGCGCGCGCCGGCCGTTCCTGGTCACCGATCCCGGGCTGATCGAGGCGGGCTGGGTCGACGAGGCGATCGGGCACCTGCGGCTGGCCGGGCTGCAGCCGGTCGTCTGGCACGGCGTCACGCCCAACCCCAAGGACCACGAGATCCAGAGCGCCTTCGAGCACTACCGCGAAAGCGGCAGCGACGTGATCGTCGGCCTCGGCGGCGGGTCCTGCATCGACGCGGCGAAGGGCGTGGCGATCCTGTCCGGCAACGGCGGGCGCATCCTCGGCTACGAGGGCGTGGACAAGGTCGTGCACCCGATCCCGCCCACGGTCATGGTGCCCTCGACCTCGGGCACCGGCGCGGACGTGTCGCAGTTCGCCGTCGTCACCGACACCAGCCAGCACGTGAAGATCACCATCATCAGCCGGACGCTGGTGCCGGAGATCTCGGTGATCGACCCGCGGCTGCTCACCACGATGCCGGACCTGCTCAACGCGGCGACCGGCCTCGACGCGCTGACCCACGGCATCGAGGCGTTCGTCTCCAAGGCGCACAACCCGCTCACCGACAACCACGCGCTGCAGGCGGTCGGCCTGATCACCCACAACCTGCTGCGCACCCAGCTCAAACCGCGCGAAGCCGAGGCCCGGATGGCGATGGCGCAGGGTTCGCTGGAGGCCGGGATGGCCTTCACCAACGCGATCCTCGGCGCCACCCACGCGATGAGCCATCAGGTGGGCGGCCTGCTCGACGCACCGCACGGGGTGGTCAACGGGGTGCTGCTGCCGCACGTGATCCGGTTCAACGCCGCGCGCGAGCCGGAGCGGTTCGTTCCGCTCGCCGCGGCCGCCGGCATCGACACCGCTGGCCTGCCCGGGCTCGAAGCCGCGCACCAGCTCGCCGACCGCGCCCGCCAGCTCGCCGACGAGGTCGGCGTGCCGCGCGGCCTGGCCGGGCTCGGCGTCACCGAGGACAAGATCGCCACGCTCGCCCGCACCACGATGAAGGACGCGTGCCTGGCCACCAACCCGAGACAGGCCCGGGTGGAAGACATCGAGGCGCTGTTCCGGGCGGCGCTGTGA
- a CDS encoding GAF domain-containing protein, whose product MTGTQDDDVGMSMHELDSLRRRRIDLEQQWAEVVPRLRQAAPRAEAGDLLLRHEVTESWIRSLPTVDPATDRAPVTDGGVVRPRWTGSPLREPVERVADELRTVADDAGFIAAVTDETGTILWTCGGRVMRRRAEQVNFAPGGRWDETAMGTNALSLALRTGRPSAVFSAEHLVAALHGWVCYCAPIRDARGQVLGVLDLSSTWDRSHPLAMSTVRSLVSAIESGLPAVSSAGLRVSALGVAAAVRDGVALNLRPRQLEILTLLALQPEGFTLDALREALYGDRMVTTTTVRAEASHLRNALGGILTARRYASTVPIECDAVDVLAALERRDLDAAVRLYRGPLLPQSEAPGIVRWRDHLEVTMREAVLTSDAPEHALAYGERAWYDAEIHEHALGSLARTDARRAIAAGRLAVARQE is encoded by the coding sequence ATGACCGGCACGCAAGACGACGACGTCGGGATGTCAATGCACGAACTCGATTCGCTTCGACGACGCAGGATCGATCTCGAACAGCAGTGGGCGGAGGTAGTGCCCCGGCTGCGGCAGGCTGCGCCCCGCGCGGAGGCCGGTGACCTCCTGCTCCGCCACGAGGTCACCGAATCGTGGATCAGGTCGTTGCCGACTGTCGACCCGGCGACCGACCGCGCGCCGGTCACCGACGGCGGCGTCGTCCGGCCGCGCTGGACCGGGTCGCCGCTGCGCGAGCCGGTGGAGCGCGTGGCGGACGAGCTGCGGACTGTCGCCGACGACGCCGGCTTCATCGCCGCGGTCACCGACGAGACCGGCACGATCCTGTGGACCTGCGGCGGCCGGGTGATGCGCCGGCGGGCCGAGCAGGTCAACTTCGCCCCCGGCGGGCGATGGGACGAAACGGCGATGGGCACGAACGCGCTGTCGCTCGCGTTGCGCACCGGACGGCCGAGCGCGGTCTTCTCGGCGGAGCACCTGGTGGCCGCGCTGCACGGCTGGGTCTGCTACTGCGCGCCCATCCGAGACGCGCGCGGCCAGGTGCTCGGCGTCCTCGACCTGTCGAGCACCTGGGACCGTTCGCATCCGCTGGCGATGTCGACGGTCCGGTCGCTGGTCTCGGCCATCGAATCCGGGCTGCCCGCGGTGTCGTCCGCCGGACTGCGGGTGTCGGCGCTGGGGGTGGCCGCCGCGGTCCGGGACGGGGTGGCGCTGAACCTGCGTCCGAGGCAGCTGGAGATCCTGACGCTGCTGGCGCTGCAGCCGGAGGGGTTCACCCTCGACGCGCTGCGGGAAGCGCTGTACGGCGACCGGATGGTCACCACGACGACGGTGCGGGCGGAGGCGTCGCACCTGCGCAACGCTCTCGGCGGCATCCTCACCGCCCGGCGCTACGCCTCGACCGTGCCGATCGAGTGCGACGCCGTGGACGTGCTGGCGGCGTTGGAGCGCCGGGACTTGGACGCGGCCGTGCGGCTGTACCGCGGCCCGTTGCTGCCGCAGTCGGAGGCACCCGGCATCGTGCGCTGGCGGGACCACCTCGAAGTCACCATGCGCGAAGCGGTGCTGACCAGCGACGCGCCGGAGCACGCGCTGGCCTACGGCGAGCGTGCCTGGTACGACGCGGAAATCCACGAGCACGCACTCGGTTCGCTGGCCCGCACCGACGCTCGCCGGGCGATCGCCGCCGGCCGGCTCGCGGTCGCCCGGCAGGAGTGA
- a CDS encoding DUF779 domain-containing protein, giving the protein MEGQSGPVVRVRITRAAEDLILRLRQRHGPLMVQQTGGLGDGTEPMCHPHSEFRLGRSDVLIGELAGGTPFWMSADQYEHWRHNDLTVDVVPGRGNAFSLEAPEGVRFQVRSRVLPDAGGRVGS; this is encoded by the coding sequence GTGGAAGGACAATCCGGGCCGGTCGTCCGGGTGCGGATCACCCGGGCCGCCGAGGACCTGATCCTGCGGCTGCGCCAGCGGCACGGCCCGCTGATGGTCCAGCAGACCGGCGGCCTCGGCGACGGAACCGAGCCGATGTGTCATCCGCACAGCGAATTCCGGCTGGGCCGCTCCGACGTGCTGATCGGCGAACTGGCCGGCGGCACGCCCTTCTGGATGAGCGCCGACCAGTACGAGCACTGGCGGCACAACGACCTGACTGTCGATGTCGTGCCCGGTCGTGGAAACGCATTCTCCCTCGAAGCCCCCGAAGGAGTCCGGTTTCAGGTCCGGTCGAGAGTGCTGCCGGACGCGGGCGGGCGAGTCGGGTCGTGA
- a CDS encoding putative quinol monooxygenase has translation MILIVLKAQIRPEKRAEWLAGIEQYTAAVRSEPGNVSFDYYQNGGDENAFVIVEVFADSAAGDAHVATAHAQEFFPFMATVVAAKPQINYQNLEGEAWSEMAEVTPVD, from the coding sequence ATGATCCTGATCGTTCTCAAGGCACAGATCCGTCCCGAGAAGCGAGCCGAATGGCTGGCCGGCATCGAGCAGTACACCGCCGCCGTGCGCAGCGAGCCGGGCAACGTCTCCTTCGACTACTACCAGAACGGCGGCGACGAGAACGCGTTCGTCATCGTCGAGGTCTTCGCTGACAGCGCGGCTGGCGACGCGCACGTCGCGACCGCGCACGCACAGGAATTCTTCCCGTTCATGGCGACGGTCGTCGCGGCGAAGCCCCAGATCAACTACCAGAACCTGGAAGGGGAGGCCTGGTCGGAGATGGCGGAGGTCACGCCGGTCGACTGA
- a CDS encoding D-isomer specific 2-hydroxyacid dehydrogenase family protein translates to MTGITLYGCGPDEAGLALAAAPRLGVRPTITADPISVATVELASGNRCVSVGHKTPVSNAVLRELSRVGVRYLSTRSIGYNHLDLRYAESVGLSVGNVAYSPDSVADYAVMLMLMSLRSMKSVVSRADARDYRLSELPGKELRDLTVGVVGTGRIGAAVIDRLRGFGCRILAYDLRQGTAAEYVPLDELFRRSDLVTLHAPLTADTRHLLDRQRIARLRPGAFVVNTGRGGLVDTEALLEALEADRLGGAALDVVEGEEGTFYADCRDQPDENPILARLRKLPNVLISPHTAYYTDRALRDAVENSLLNCLEFEKGMSA, encoded by the coding sequence ATGACGGGGATCACGCTCTACGGCTGCGGGCCGGACGAGGCCGGACTGGCCCTGGCGGCCGCGCCCCGGCTCGGGGTGCGGCCAACGATCACGGCGGACCCGATTTCGGTCGCCACGGTGGAGCTGGCCAGCGGAAACCGGTGCGTCAGCGTCGGGCACAAAACGCCGGTCAGCAACGCGGTCCTGCGCGAACTGAGCCGTGTCGGCGTCCGCTACCTCTCCACCCGCAGCATCGGCTACAACCATCTCGACCTGCGGTACGCGGAAAGCGTCGGGCTCTCGGTCGGCAATGTCGCCTACTCGCCGGACAGCGTCGCCGACTACGCCGTGATGTTGATGCTGATGTCGTTGCGCAGCATGAAATCCGTCGTGTCCCGCGCGGACGCGCGGGACTACCGGCTGAGCGAGCTGCCCGGTAAAGAGCTGCGCGATCTCACCGTCGGCGTGGTCGGGACCGGACGCATCGGTGCCGCGGTGATCGACCGGCTGCGCGGGTTCGGCTGCCGGATCCTGGCCTATGACCTCCGCCAAGGCACCGCCGCCGAGTACGTCCCGCTGGACGAGCTGTTCCGCCGCAGCGACCTCGTGACGCTGCATGCGCCGCTCACCGCGGACACCCGGCATCTCCTTGACCGGCAACGGATCGCACGGCTGCGGCCCGGCGCGTTCGTGGTCAACACCGGGCGCGGCGGACTTGTCGACACGGAGGCACTGCTGGAAGCGCTGGAAGCCGACCGGCTGGGCGGTGCCGCGCTGGACGTCGTCGAGGGCGAAGAGGGGACCTTCTACGCCGATTGCCGGGACCAGCCCGATGAAAACCCGATCCTGGCCCGGCTGCGGAAGCTGCCGAACGTGCTGATCAGCCCGCACACCGCCTACTACACCGACCGAGCGTTGCGCGACGCGGTGGAAAACAGCCTTCTCAACTGCCTGGAATTCGAAAAGGGAATGAGCGCATGA
- a CDS encoding D-alanine--D-alanine ligase family protein — MSKIKIGVLFGGSSEEHPVSVKSAREVAKHLDLANYEPFWIGITQDGEWRLCDGPSWADARPAALAPGGRLLVLDEGKYEAIPLDVVLPVLHGKLGEDGAIQGLLELSGLPYAGCDVPSSALCMDKSLAYLVVRAAGIATPNFWIGTADVDQLPYPVFVKPARSGSSFGVTKVSGPEELAAAVAEAAQYDAKILVEEAVEGSEVGCAVLGNGADLIVGEPDRIHLSHGFFKIHQEDAPETGSENSVITVPADISAEARERVQQTARAIYRALGCRGLARVDLFLLADGTVMLNEVNTFPGLTSYSRYPRMMAAAGMPMSEVLDRLVALALETR; from the coding sequence ATGAGCAAAATCAAGATCGGCGTCCTGTTCGGCGGCAGCTCGGAGGAGCACCCGGTCTCGGTCAAGTCCGCGCGGGAAGTCGCGAAGCACCTCGACCTCGCGAACTACGAGCCGTTCTGGATCGGGATCACGCAAGACGGCGAATGGCGGCTCTGCGACGGCCCGTCGTGGGCGGACGCCCGTCCGGCCGCGCTGGCGCCAGGCGGTCGGCTGCTCGTCCTGGACGAGGGCAAGTACGAGGCGATCCCGCTGGACGTGGTGCTGCCGGTACTGCACGGCAAGCTCGGCGAGGACGGCGCGATCCAGGGCCTGCTGGAGCTGTCCGGCCTCCCCTACGCCGGCTGCGACGTGCCGAGTTCCGCGCTGTGCATGGACAAATCGCTCGCCTACCTGGTGGTCCGCGCCGCGGGCATCGCGACGCCGAACTTCTGGATCGGCACCGCGGACGTCGATCAGCTGCCCTATCCCGTGTTCGTCAAGCCGGCCCGGTCCGGTTCGTCGTTCGGCGTCACCAAAGTGAGCGGCCCGGAAGAGCTGGCGGCGGCGGTGGCGGAAGCCGCGCAGTACGACGCGAAGATCCTCGTCGAAGAAGCGGTCGAGGGCAGCGAGGTCGGCTGCGCGGTGCTCGGTAACGGCGCGGACCTGATCGTCGGCGAACCGGACCGGATCCACCTGTCGCACGGCTTTTTCAAGATCCACCAGGAGGACGCCCCGGAAACCGGCTCCGAGAACTCGGTGATCACTGTTCCCGCCGACATTTCCGCCGAGGCGCGCGAGCGCGTCCAGCAGACCGCGCGAGCGATCTACCGTGCGCTGGGCTGCCGAGGGCTTGCCCGGGTCGACCTGTTCCTGCTGGCCGACGGCACGGTGATGCTCAACGAGGTGAACACTTTCCCGGGCCTGACCTCCTACAGCCGCTACCCGCGGATGATGGCCGCCGCGGGGATGCCGATGTCCGAGGTGCTGGACCGGCTGGTGGCGCTGGCGCTGGAGACGCGATGA
- the vanX gene encoding D-Ala-D-Ala dipeptidase VanX, whose amino-acid sequence MKNDFVFLDEAAPGIRWDAKYATWDNFTGKPVEGYLTNRIVGTKALCAGLERAQEKAATLGFGLLLWDGYRPQRAVDSFLRWSRQPEDGRTKLRHYPNISKTEMFERGYVAAKSGHSRGSTVDLTLYRLSTGELLPMGGGHDLMDSVSHHDAPEVTPAQAENRRQLRSIMEDCGFAAYQYEWWHYTLRDEPFPDTYFDFVA is encoded by the coding sequence ATGAAGAACGACTTCGTCTTTCTCGACGAGGCCGCGCCCGGAATCCGCTGGGACGCCAAGTACGCCACCTGGGACAACTTCACCGGGAAGCCGGTCGAGGGCTACCTGACCAACCGGATCGTCGGTACGAAAGCGTTGTGCGCGGGGCTGGAGAGAGCGCAGGAGAAGGCCGCGACGCTCGGCTTCGGCCTGCTGCTCTGGGACGGCTACCGCCCGCAGCGCGCGGTGGACAGCTTCCTGCGGTGGTCGCGGCAGCCGGAGGACGGCCGCACGAAACTGCGGCACTATCCGAACATCAGCAAGACCGAGATGTTCGAACGCGGCTATGTCGCGGCGAAATCGGGCCACAGCCGGGGCAGCACGGTCGACCTGACGCTGTATCGGCTGTCCACCGGCGAACTGCTCCCGATGGGCGGCGGTCACGACCTGATGGATTCCGTCTCGCACCACGACGCGCCGGAGGTCACCCCGGCGCAGGCGGAGAACCGGCGGCAGCTGCGCTCGATCATGGAAGACTGCGGCTTCGCCGCGTACCAGTACGAATGGTGGCACTACACCTTGCGCGACGAGCCCTTTCCGGACACCTACTTCGATTTCGTCGCGTAG
- a CDS encoding UDP-N-acetylglucosamine--N-acetylmuramyl-(pentapeptide) pyrophosphoryl-undecaprenol N-acetylglucosamine transferase has protein sequence MENPAPRVVIAGGHSAGHIEPAMNFADALRELAPAAEITALGTVRGLDTTLIPARGYPLELIPPVPLPRALNRALLHLPVDLRDSVRAAGAVLDRVRADIVVGFGGYVAAPAYLAARRRGIPIVVHEANIRAGAANQLAARMTPHVYTASPAVRLRGTPIGIPLRPAIAALDRSALRDEARRRFGLRPDGPVLLVTGGSQGAQTINAAVAATAFQAAGVQVLHITGRRHAVAAPDGDPPYVVVPYVGEMHYAYAAADFVLCRSGAMTCAELAAVGLPAAFVPLPDRRGEQRLNAVAAVASGAARVVADAVLSPAWLESELLPVLTDPVRLAAMAARAAGTGTPDAAAKLARHVLAAISERRATAR, from the coding sequence ATGGAAAACCCAGCACCTCGGGTGGTGATCGCGGGCGGCCACTCGGCCGGGCACATCGAACCCGCGATGAACTTCGCCGATGCCCTGCGCGAGCTGGCCCCCGCCGCCGAGATCACCGCGCTCGGGACCGTGCGCGGCCTGGACACGACCCTCATCCCGGCCCGCGGCTACCCGCTGGAACTCATCCCGCCCGTCCCGCTGCCGCGCGCGCTGAACCGGGCCCTCCTGCACCTGCCCGTCGACTTGCGCGATTCCGTGCGCGCGGCCGGGGCAGTGCTCGACCGGGTGCGCGCGGACATCGTGGTGGGCTTCGGCGGCTACGTCGCCGCACCCGCGTACCTCGCCGCGCGGCGGCGGGGCATCCCGATCGTGGTGCACGAGGCGAACATCCGGGCGGGCGCGGCGAATCAACTGGCCGCCCGGATGACGCCGCACGTCTACACCGCTTCGCCGGCAGTGCGGTTGCGGGGCACCCCGATCGGGATCCCGCTGCGGCCGGCGATCGCCGCCCTCGACCGGTCCGCCCTGCGAGACGAGGCTCGCCGCCGGTTCGGGCTCCGGCCGGACGGCCCGGTCCTCCTCGTCACCGGCGGTTCGCAAGGCGCGCAGACGATCAACGCGGCGGTCGCCGCCACTGCGTTCCAGGCCGCCGGTGTGCAGGTCTTGCACATCACCGGACGGCGACACGCCGTCGCGGCTCCCGACGGCGACCCGCCGTACGTGGTGGTCCCGTATGTCGGCGAAATGCATTACGCCTACGCCGCCGCGGACTTCGTTCTTTGCCGTTCCGGGGCGATGACCTGCGCCGAACTGGCCGCCGTCGGGCTGCCTGCCGCGTTCGTCCCGCTTCCCGACCGACGTGGCGAACAGCGGCTGAACGCGGTGGCCGCCGTCGCGTCCGGCGCGGCCCGGGTCGTCGCCGACGCGGTTCTCTCCCCCGCTTGGCTCGAATCGGAACTGCTGCCCGTCCTCACCGATCCCGTCCGCCTCGCCGCGATGGCCGCCCGCGCCGCCGGCACCGGAACCCCGGACGCCGCCGCGAAGCTCGCCCGCCACGTCCTGGCCGCGATCAGCGAACGGCGGGCAACTGCACGGTGA